In the Salmo trutta chromosome 33, fSalTru1.1, whole genome shotgun sequence genome, one interval contains:
- the prlh2r gene encoding prolactin releasing hormone 2 receptor produces MDNREFSLNCSWVENTSLPAYSSSSSSSFTGLDLLFDLKPLFIPLYSMVILVACSGNLLLLFLIGLNKKRHNTTNFLIGNLALVDLVMCIFCVPLTASYAFDKRGWLFGRFMCHFVTLMQSATVFAAVLSLTAIAVDRYVVVAYPIRRRVGCQFCWGLVAAIWLCSLAFSTPTALHTGYLDLSATGLHMVICEEFWHGQEWGRLVYSCFVLLFSYFVPLAAVSASYLAISYHLRQRNISGLMAAGPVSNQINWGRKRRKTFCLLLVSVLCFAFSWLPLQVVNLIRDLDTDFTILGKSHVNVIQVSCHLLAMSSACYNPFIYASLHDKFLSCLCHRDLFPRHRGEGGRGPRGNSSSFMTSHRLHRVNTFSTLGDNPVVLGNKMPQESWLLRQAHKSSTTTIIDHNYT; encoded by the coding sequence ATGGACAACAGGGAGTTTTCTCTGAACTGCTCTTGGGTAGAGAACACATCTCTCCCTGCCTactcctcatcatcctcctcctccttcactgggTTGGATCTCCTATTTGACCTGAAGCCCCTATTCATCCCTCTCTACTCCATGGTGATCCTGGTCGCCTGCTCTGGCAACCTCCTGCTGCTCTTCCTCATCGGCCTCAACAAGAAGAGACACAACACCACCAACTTCCTGATCGGCAACTTGGCGCTAGTCGATTTGGTCATGTGCATCTTCTGCGTACCCCTGACGGCCTCCTATGCCTTCGACAAGCGAGGGTGGCTCTTCGGACGCTTCATGTGCCACTTTGTCACCTTGATGCAGTCGGCGACGGTTTTCGCAGCCGTCTTGTCCCTCACAGCCATTGCAGTGGACCGGTACGTCGTTGTGGCCTATCCCATTCGCAGGCGGGTGGGTTGCCAGTTCTGCTGGGGTTTGGTGGCTGCCATCTGGTTGTGTAGCCTTGCGTTTTCCACTCCCACAGCTCTCCACACTGGCTACCTGGACCTGAGCGCCACCGGTCTCCACATGGTCATCTGTGAGGAGTTCTGGCATGGCCAGGAGTGGGGACGCCTTGTCTACTCCTGCTTTGTCCTGCTCTTCTCTTACTTTGTGCCACTCGCCGCTGTATCTGCATCCTACCTCGCTATCTCCTACCACTTGAGACAAAGGAACATTTCTGGTTTGATGGCGGCGGGTCCTGTCTCCAATCAAATTAACTGGGGGCGAAAGAGAAGAAAGACGTTCTGCCTCCTCCTTGTGTCGGTGCTCTGCTTCGCCTTCTCCTGGCTCCCTCTTCAGGTGGTCAATCTCATCCGCGACCTGGATACTGACTTCACCATCCTGGGCAAGAGCCACGTCAACGTTATCCAAGTGTCATGCCACCTGTTAGCTATGAGCTCGGCGTGCTACAACCCATTTATCTACGCGTCGCTCCACGACAAGTTCCTGTCCTGCCTGTGTCATCGTGACCTCTTCCCCcgtcacagaggagaggggggtcgaGGGCCAAGGGGGAACAGCAGCAGCTTCATGACATCCCACCGACTGCACCGTGTGAACACCTTCTCCACCCTGGGCGACAACCCGGTGGTTCTGGGGAACAAGATGCCACAGGAGAGCTGGCTGTTGCGGCAGGCACATAAGTCCTCAACCACTACAATAATTGACCATAATTACACGTAG